The DNA segment tattggtcgatACATTCGAAattgaaatttacgctaaaaatgggggccattttaggaccttatcgaacatactccttttatgccccatttatggacattatgttttcaggctagtctgtccgtccgttcgcTCGTTCGTCCTTCCGTCCgggtctgtcccgcttcaggttaaagtttttggtcgaggtagttttagaTGAATAAAGCctgttttacttgttttaatATATGCAAGTGGTATGATCCCTTAAgaagtaaacatttcaaagaaaacagtagacagaatcAGGGCcgactttctatactaacatagaaagtccctgacagaatacagatagtctctatatattaaagtagtagaatcgtagtttacatgtagataaacgcaaAAAATAGTTGTCTgctctaaggaggtataatagttgtggttcttgtgatctaaacaccatgatatgaaacgtgaaaaataattgtcctctcttaggaggtataatagttgtgattcttgcgatctaaacaccatgatatggagaacgctctgaatggcttattttttttctccatttttgttatccatcatacgattggttctacttgtgtcaaatattttacttattttaatatatagatatcggaagatgtggtgtgagtgccaatgagacaactctccatccaaataacaatttaaaagtaaaccattataggttaaagtagggccttcaacacggagccttggctataTATTcaactggtatgaccccttataaaatagtaaacatttcaaaaagacagaatacagagagtctctatatatatttaaagtatcATAATCGTAGTTCACAtatagataaacgcgaaaaataattattgtatctctataaggaggtataatagttgtggttcaTGTGATCTCAACCCCATGCTATGGAGAAAGCTCTGATTGGcttattcatttttcatatttagttatctatcatacgattggttatATTTGTGCATCTTTCAAACCGGAAATCTAATATATAACTAAAAGTTAGTCCGATGACGGAATCATATCCGGActccttttttgtcgtttttctcccaaaataacttaatctgaataatcataagaatggatgacaaatgcgactatgcatgttacctgtaggacacagaggcatgatgattgatttgttgtggaaggaagagaagcgacaccaaaaatgaggtcttctcgtttaatagtatagataaagACTTATGACTCTAAACACTTAGAGACATATATAGCCttgaatatgcaaaagaaatCTCACATTTCAGATTTTATACACAAAAACTATTTGATATGATTGATCAACATTATCATTACTATTATTTTCAATGCTTATTCTGCTTGGCACTATCATTATTCCTGTGTCTCTGTTGATGTCCATTGCACCAGGAGATTGTATCCCATCAGCTGCTGACAGTATTATCTCATAGATTTTACCATCTGGTGATACTACCATTACTACATTCATTGCACTAGAAGCTATATAAACAAAGCCATTCTTGTCTAGAGCAAGTCCATCTGAATAGCCAACCTTATTGTGCGTAAATTTCCAAAGAAGTTCTCCAGTAATTTTGTAGCAGCAGACTTCTTTATAGATGGTACCATAGATATTTCCATTGAATAATGCAATCCTGCCCGCCCCAATTTCTAAGACTTTATGGGTCTCATCATTTAGGTTAACTAAGGTACTTCTCTGAATATGATTCACTTTTCCGCTTATGACCAACATTTGACCATCACTTGCTACTGCATCACAGTTATGTGAAAGATTAAATCTTTTCACGATTTTGTTCCTTTCTACATTCACCAGTGCTATCTGATTATCTATTCCTAATGTGACAGcaactgttttatttctaaCAAAGCATACATCAAGTGATGAAGATTCTAAATTAACTACCACTCTCAAAAAGATGCCATCATTTCTAAACAGTGCTAggtatttataataataatcgCCATTGAGAACTAAATATGTATTATCAGGTAATATTCTACAAGCaaacatatattcatatttcatatgaACTGGAATTGTCAGTGGTCTCTGCATGACTGGTTTGATTTGCTCAATTGTAGGAATTACTGGAACTAGGTACTGTGCTTGATCTTTTCTTCCAGCCTTAACTTGAATAGTATATGGTCTTGAATTGGTTTTAATATCTCCAAACGAtttaacatcttttaaaattgattgaagTTCAGATGAGATGGTAACCTCTAGACATTTTTCATCGAAGTTGTCtccattttttaaatcttctatGTATTGCGCAGCTTGAGATGTAGTTTTGTCTATTTCTCTGAGACTCACATATATTTGTAGCTCAGTTGCATATTGTGTTATTTTGGAAAACTGGTTCTGCAATTGGCTTATCTTTTCAGTTTGCTGATGCAGTTGTATAAGAATAGTATTTGTCTTCGATGTAAGTTTTGAATGCTGAAATTCTAAGTTATCAATAATGTTTTGTTCTAATTTGTTTAGGAAAGCATCTATCTGGGACCTTACAGATTGAATTTCATATAAACCTTTTATTTTCTGGTCGTTGCTTAAACTCAACCTACCATTTAAGTACTTAATCATCgttttaaagttttctttcaCATTATCCATCTCCTTTTCAAGATGATGAACTGAGGCCGAAGATTTAAATTGCTTTAGAATGTCTGACAGTGGTTTCATTTCTTGACATTTCGTATGTTTATCAGTGATACACTGGATACAGCAGGGACAATCATGGAAACGATAGTAAATTTCAAACTTCCTCTTGTGGTAATGACAGTGGACACTGAATTCTTGCATTAATTTAGGTAACTTGTGATAGTCTTCTGTAGACATGGTTTTATGTTCTTGAGATAGTCTAGACTTTTTGTGATGCTTTCCAGTCTGCACAAAGGAACACGTCACATTCTGTGCACCATGGGACAGCTTCTATAGATGTTCCATCATCACAACAGAGATGACAAAAGTCTTTATTTGATGTGGCCATtttcttgttgtttttatttctgaaatttaatgTAGAGAAGCACTTGACACAAATAATAACCACTTAACAGTCAGTCTTATCTTATATAGCAATTCTAGAAAGTCAGGATCTTTCTTAGACATAGATAAACAACTTCAATCTAAATCTTTGTACAagattttgagattttttttcagagtATATTCATTAACATACCCTTGACCCTATtatatggtgtttacatatatCTCAGTTTAAACATTTCacttttatatttgtacatgtttgtATTATACAGACTTCGTAAACATGGGCAATCTCCTCATACAAAAGTGTTCCAACAAGGTTATAAGAggtatttaagaattgaatgcttctttatgtaacttcattggggtgtaaaaatGTTGACCAaacactttattgtgggacctcgtgccATCAGGAATGGTAAATTTTATTGTGTTATGCAATTGATTAAGGAATAACGCCaaatgtgcagttagccaatcaaaataatgtattataaagaAACATATATCTAATGTAGTTTAACAAACTTGATCGACTGACAGATCTAGTGTTTCTGTGTCTCATTTTACTATGAACATATTTTACAGGCctaaatattcaaatacaagAGATTTATTCTCATTGGGAAATTTACCGTTTGTGTCCCATTCCTATTCAAGCTATGTTTCCTGAATTTCGTTTGCATGACAGATAATGCATGTGTAATATGCGATGATCTTAGTACTCAGTCAATTGACACAGTTATGccccttttaaattttttattccCTTAAAACTGAGGGTGATATCAGTTGCATTTTaggggtaagcagatcctgctccacatgttgcactCATATGCTCTGAAGGGGCAGGCAAACATGTTGCACCTGGTCGAAAGGTGAGctgttttcaaacaaaatattgatatcaaCTACTATGTCCATTCCCTAATGGACTAAAATGAATCGAGGAGTCACTGAGTTAAAGACATCTGTTTATGTTGCTGTGCTGTGCTTGATCTTTGTGTTCAACCTGATAATGAGATTGAATAGGATTCATACAAAACATAAGGATCAATctcaaatgttttattgttttaaaagtaaaatttcagaaatttgaACTGAATTGAATGACATTTCACAGACATCTGTTTCTAAATGAAAACGCATCATATTTTGTCATCTTGATTTTAATGTCAGTTGGTTGTTATCTTGTTGACTTATACACCAACTTTTACCTTTCCTTTTTTATCTAAAACTTACAACTGAATTAATTAAATTGTCTTACCATGAATATTCAATGGTGCATTCTAAGGAGAAGAGATTTTGTTAAAGCTACCTATCCAAACTCAAGTCTCCCAgaattattgatttaaattcATATACTAGTGCGAGACTAGTGTTATATTATATAGCTAAAAAGATAGTTCTATGCATCAAAAAGTATTcataaagaaaacagaaattttaataacttatttCAAAGTTCTTCTGATGtatgtacatttaaaaatgttttaatggagaaaaaaaactaacaggCAATATACAAATAAGCATAATAAAGTAGAAGAAACTTCACTTATGCATGAAGTCACATTTGGatgatttatacaattatttattgTTGTCTGATGAAAACCCTATTCTGCCTTACTCAATAATCTTTGGTTTAAATTTCAATACCTTTATAATAACCTTATTTATATGGTCTATTCATGTTTTACtgtttatgtttttcaatatttttgcttTATTCCTCTACTTAAcatacaaacattatttatgATCCTGACCTGTGTTGTGCATGCAATGAGATTAAGAACCAAAAATTATTCAGACAATGTAGTGAGACAACGAAACCAAATGATGTGGAGTAATATAACCATACAGTctttatcaaaaagtatgtttttttaaaaggaagTTAGAGTACTAGTGTTGATCAGAGACACACTAGGAAGAGCATATaaagatgtaaataaataagaatTATAACTCTTGGTAAATGAGTACACTTTTAACTGTTGATAAATAAGAAGACTTTTAACTGTTTGTGAATAAGAAGACTTGTAACTTGGTAAAAAGAAAAGCTTATAACTAGTGGTAACAGGAAACACTCGCGATCAACagacatttatttgttaaatttaaaatctctcatttcagattttataaacaaaagttGTTTGATATGATTCATCATCACTATCACCACATATATGAGTTGAAACTACCATAACTCCTGTTTCTCTATTGATGTCTATAGCATAAGGATGTTTTATACCATCGTCCTCTGATAGTATTGTCTTATATGTTTTACCATCTGGTGATACAACAACAATACTGTTGTTTCCACGAGAAGCTATGTAAACAAATCCTTTCATATCTAATGCAAGTTCTCTTGGACTAACAATGTCTTTGTGCTGAAATGTCCAGAGAGGTACTCCTGTACTAGTATAGCAGTTGACTTGATTTGCCTTATATAATGTACCATAGATATTTTCGTTGAATAATGCAACACGATCTGCGACAACTCCTTCTAAGATTGTATGTGAGTCATCACTCAGGTTTACTAATGTACTTTTCTCGGAACTACTGATGACCAACATTTGATCATCACTTGCTATTGCGTCACATACATGAGAAAGGTcaattgttttgattattttattcgtTTCTACATCAACCATTGCTATCTGCTTTTCCAATCCTAATGTGACCGCCACTGTATCATTTCTTAATATGCAAATATCAAATTAGCATCCATTGAATGCCACTACTTTTTTCAGAAATATGCCAGCATTACTAAACAGTAGCAGATGACCTGTATAAAACCGGTTGTCAACGATTAGAAATTTACCATCAGGCAATAGTCTACAGGCACGAATATTCATTGATAAGATATGTCTCGGAGATGTCAACTTTTTCAACAAAGATGGTTTAATTTGTTCAATTCTAGGAATAGTAAGTACTAGGTTCTGTGCTTGATCTTTTCTTCCAGCTTTTAGTTCAAGGGTACACGGTTTGGTATTGATATAAATAACTCCAAATGATTTgacatcttttaaaattgattgaagTTCAGATGAAATATCAAGTTCTAGGTATATTTCATCAAATTGATTGTCGCTGATTAAATCTTCAATATATTTTGAGGCTTGGGATGTAGCGTTTTCAATTTCTCTCAGaccaatatacatttgtaactcCGTTGCATGTTGAGTCATTTTAGAAATCTCGCTCTGCAATTGGCTGATCTCATTAGCtctttttgttaattgttgTAGAAGAGtatttatttctgattttaagTTTGATTGTTTAGATTCAAGGTCGTCCAGAATGTCTTGTTCTATTTTGTTTAAGTAATCATCTATAGATTTCCTCATAGATCGTATTTCATCAGCAGCTTTCTGTTTCTGAGAACTGCTGATTTCGATTCTAATGTTCAAACAATTTATAATCTCTTCAAAATTTTCCTTCACATTCTTCAAATCCTGTTCAAGAAAATGAACAGAGGCAGATGATTTAACTTGCCTAATGATATCTGATAGTGGTTTCAGTTCCTGACATTTCTGGTGTTCATCAGTGATGCAAATAACACAACAAGGGCAAGCATGGAAAGAACAGTAAAGTTCAAACTTCTTCTTGTGGTCTTTGCACTGGCTACTTATTTCGAGCATAAATTGAGGTAATTTATGGTATTCTGTAGAAGACTGCATGATGATGATGGTTTTATG comes from the Mytilus trossulus isolate FHL-02 chromosome 3, PNRI_Mtr1.1.1.hap1, whole genome shotgun sequence genome and includes:
- the LOC134710234 gene encoding uncharacterized protein LOC134710234 codes for the protein MSTEDYHKLPKLMQEFSVHCHYHKRKFEIYYRFHDCPCCIQCITDKHTKCQEMKPLSDILKQFKSSASVHHLEKEMDNVKENFKTMIKYLNGRLSLSNDQKIKGLYEIQSVRSQIDAFLNKLEQNIIDNLEFQHSKLTSKTNTILIQLHQQTEKISQLQNQFSKITQYATELQIYVSLREIDKTTSQAAQYIEDLKNGDNFDEKCLEVTISSELQSILKDVKSFGDIKTNSRPYTIQVKAGRKDQAQYLVPVIPTIEQIKPVMQRPLTIPVHMKYEYMFACRILPDNTYLVLNGDYYYKYLALFRNDGIFLRVVVNLESSSLDVCFVRNKTVAVTLGIDNQIALVNVERNKIVKRFNLSHNCDAVASDGQMLVISGKVNHIQRSTLVNLNDETHKVLEIGAGRIALFNGNIYGTIYKEVCCYKITGELLWKFTHNKVGYSDGLALDKNGFVYIASSAMNVVMVVSPDGKIYEIILSAADGIQSPGAMDINRDTGIMIVPSRISIENNSNDNVDQSYQIVFVYKI